The nucleotide sequence GCCACCGGTCAGGCCGAGCGCGTCGGCCAGCACCTCGGCGGAGCGTCGCTGGGCGGCTCGCGCGCGGCCACGCTCCAGCTCGCGCAGGGCACGGACACTGATACCGGAAGCCTCGGCGAGGCGCCCCTGTGTCCACCCCGCGGCCCGCCGGTGTTCGAGCAGGAGCTCGCCGAACACCGACCGCTTCTCGTTCGTGTCCACCGCGGCCCATTCAACCGGCAGGCTTCCGATGACGAAAAGCTGCCCCCCGCTTCCGCTTGTCCCGTGTTCTCGGGGGCCGGTTACCTGGAAGGCATGTCGACGATCATGACGACGCCCGTCCGCCCGATCGTCCGGGCCGAAGAGATCCGGGTCGCCGTGCACGCCACCGATCCGCTCGTGCGGGCCGGGCTGCACAGCGCGCTCGGCGAGGGGCCCGGCATCAGCTTGCGCGACGACCCGGCGCAGGCCGACGTCCTCGTCGCCGTCGCGGAGGACGACCCACGGCTCATCCCGGCCGGGTCCGCCCGGCTGGTCCTGGTGGCCGATCAGCCCAACCAGGCCGAGATCTGGGCCGCGGTGGAACGCGGGCTCGCCGTCGTCGTCGCGCGCTCCGAGGCGACGCCGGGACGGCTGCTGCGCGCGGTCGCCGACGCCCACGCCGGCCGGGGTGATCTGCCCGCCGAGCAGCTCGGCAGCCTGCTCCGCGGGATTTCGCGGCTGCACAAAGAAGTTCTCGAGCCGCGGGAACTCACGCTCAGCGGGTTGTCGCCGCGCGAAACCGAAGTGCTCCGCCTGCTCGCGGAAGGATTCGACACCGGTGAGATCGCCCGGCGGGTGGCCTACTCCGACCGGACCGTGAAGAACATCCTGCACGGCCTGCTCAGCCGGTTCAAGCTGCGCAACCGCACGCATGTCGTGGCGTACGCGCTCCGCGAAGGGCTCATCTGAGAAGTTTCAGATGACCCCTTCCCGGATCGCGTAGGCCACCGCGTGCGACCGGTTCCGCAGCCGCAGCCGGTCGGTGACGGCGTAGATGACGTTCTTCACCGTTCGCTCCGAATAGGCGAGTTCGGTGGCGATCTCGTGCGTGTCGAATCCGTCGGCCATCAGGCGGAGGACATCGATCTCCCGCGAGGACAGCGTGGCCCCGGCGGGCCCGTTGGGCGCGAGCATCTCCCGGCGCAGCCGCTCGGCGTGTTCGGCCAGCCTGCCGAGCAGATCCCGCGGCGGGCTCACGGCGCCCGACGCGGCGGCACGGACGCTGTCGGCGACGCGGGACTCGGTCATCGCCGACCTCGGCAGGATGGCGACCACCCGGCACGCCACCGCGACCGCGAGGCCGCCCTCCTCGATCCGGTCGGTCACCAGCACGATCGGCCTGCCGAATTCGGCGGTGACCGCACGCAGCGCGGTGGTCGCGTCGGCGGAGAGCCGGTCGAACGCGGCGACGACGACCTCGGTTTCGTCCCGCGCCCGGTCCTCGACCACCGTCACGGACGGGCGTGCCTCCAGGAGGTCGGCCATTCCGGCCTTCGTGATGGGGTCCAGTGCGCAGACGCTCACCCGAACCGGTCGCATATGCCCTCTTCTGTCCACTGTGGATCCTCGATTTGTCAAGAGCCGCAGGGACAAAAAGCGTTGCCCGCATGAGCGAGCAGGGCTCTTGTACGGTGGGAACCGGGTAGCGGCCCGCCTCGGTGACCCCCACACTGATGGCGGGTCGCTTCCTTTTCCGCGCGGCTCGTCGCGATTCTGGCCTTCTGCCGACGATCCCGGCAACGCGTTCGCCTGCGTCCTGCTTCCCCCGCCAGTTGAGACTGTCCGAAGAGGCAAGAAAGCCTCTGACCTGCATTGATGCCATTTTGGCGCAATGTGGCGCCAACTTGGCCTTGCCATGGTGCCACGATGGTGCCATGATGGCATCATGGATTTGACGCCCTTTGTGGACACCGTTCGCCGGGAACTCGCCGTCGCCGCCGAGGCGGGGGGAGCCGAGGCGAGCGCGCTCGCCGAACGCCTGACCGCGCCGCTCGCGTCGGCCATTCGTCTCGCGCTGCTGGACGCACTGTCCGCG is from Amycolatopsis lurida and encodes:
- a CDS encoding helix-turn-helix transcriptional regulator, which gives rise to MSTIMTTPVRPIVRAEEIRVAVHATDPLVRAGLHSALGEGPGISLRDDPAQADVLVAVAEDDPRLIPAGSARLVLVADQPNQAEIWAAVERGLAVVVARSEATPGRLLRAVADAHAGRGDLPAEQLGSLLRGISRLHKEVLEPRELTLSGLSPRETEVLRLLAEGFDTGEIARRVAYSDRTVKNILHGLLSRFKLRNRTHVVAYALREGLI
- a CDS encoding helix-turn-helix transcriptional regulator produces the protein MADLLEARPSVTVVEDRARDETEVVVAAFDRLSADATTALRAVTAEFGRPIVLVTDRIEEGGLAVAVACRVVAILPRSAMTESRVADSVRAAASGAVSPPRDLLGRLAEHAERLRREMLAPNGPAGATLSSREIDVLRLMADGFDTHEIATELAYSERTVKNVIYAVTDRLRLRNRSHAVAYAIREGVI